The Papaver somniferum cultivar HN1 unplaced genomic scaffold, ASM357369v1 unplaced-scaffold_107, whole genome shotgun sequence genome includes a region encoding these proteins:
- the LOC113327912 gene encoding probable proteasome inhibitor, which yields MANEESVMAVIRATRPNFRNGHDKVGFAVHAMFLNSGYFLTATGSAAYSDTILTCPPSDEVGIDGWNQSECSYGFVYSKIDKAGAKYTVLLKCLVMGDFLVIDFISSKYPDKEPLGLRINVNDCNGGGDERPTNFANQFRNFDELVKKLNVEIFCKLNVEILINPGLQTLLMITRCSNHESFRF from the coding sequence ATGGCCAATGAAGAAAGTGTTATGGCTGTAATCAGAGCTACACGGCCTAATTTTCGCAATGGGCACGATAAAGTTGGGTTTGCAGTACATGCAATGTTCTTGAATTCTGGGTATTTTCTTACTGCGACAGGATCTGCAGCTTATTCAGACACCATTCTGACTTGTCCACCTTCAGACGAGGTTGGAATCGACGGATGGAACCAAAGTGAGTGTTCTTATGGGTTCGTTTACTCGAAAATTGATAAGGCCGGTGCCAAGTATACAGTACTACTCAAGTGTTTGGTCATGGGAGATTTCTTGGTGATAGATTTTATAAGTAGTAAATATCCAGATAAGGAACCCCTCGGCCTTCGAATCAATGTTAATGATTGTAACGGTGGGGGAGACGAAAGGCCGACAAATTTTGCCAACCAGTTTAGGAATTTTGATGAGCTTGTAAAGAAGTTGAATGTGGAGAtattctgtaagttgaatgtagAGATTTTGATCAACCCTGGTCTCCAGACATTGTTGATGATAACCCGGTGTAGTAATCATGAGAGCTTCAGATTCTGA